A window of the Candidatus Omnitrophota bacterium genome harbors these coding sequences:
- a CDS encoding radical SAM protein — MRSWVVPSLRISTSSSLLITRKFLMPRSLALSISSWRDDSLAADLPASGSFVASTGALAFSTNGMFFDEDVFKKFAELGMAIQVSCDGDKITQEEYRHGDHALIIENMKKILKLKPDMSVRMTFTPKTVGRLAINIQYLHELGVAKITHHAVMEEDWTEEAVQQYQYQLAQVYHYRRYCKRQDIPLEIAFIDKPLKVLNDEIPAEKEYCQAGKSYIAVLDNGDVYPCHRAASARLFKLGSIFDEIPFIRGIFLNIDKEYTGCWKNCRHSRTCHSCIITHFKVNQELNAPLAKYCKLCAVENNQALGYLPVELADRRERMLYKIGNVLVDVARQNEEILRLLKIKGGV; from the coding sequence ATGCGCTCCTGGGTTGTGCCTTCCTTGAGGATCTCAACAAGCTCTTCTTTGTTGATTACCCGGAAGTTTTTGATGCCGCGCTCTTTGGCTTTAAGCATCAGCTCATGGCGCGACGACTCTTTGGCGGCTGATTTGCCGGCTTCAGGCTCTTTTGTAGCTTCTACCGGCGCGCTGGCTTTTTCAACGAACGGCATGTTCTTTGATGAGGACGTCTTTAAGAAATTTGCCGAGCTTGGCATGGCCATTCAGGTCAGCTGCGACGGAGATAAAATTACCCAGGAAGAATACCGGCACGGAGACCACGCGCTTATCATTGAAAATATGAAGAAGATTTTAAAGCTAAAGCCGGATATGAGCGTGCGCATGACTTTCACACCTAAGACAGTAGGCAGGCTGGCTATTAATATCCAGTATCTTCATGAGCTTGGCGTTGCCAAGATTACACACCATGCGGTGATGGAAGAGGACTGGACAGAAGAAGCAGTCCAGCAGTACCAGTATCAATTAGCTCAGGTTTATCATTACCGCAGGTACTGCAAAAGGCAGGATATCCCTCTTGAGATCGCTTTCATTGATAAGCCCCTCAAAGTCCTTAACGATGAAATCCCTGCAGAGAAGGAATACTGCCAGGCAGGCAAAAGCTACATTGCCGTATTAGACAACGGAGATGTTTACCCCTGCCACCGTGCAGCAAGCGCCAGGCTCTTTAAGCTGGGAAGTATCTTTGACGAGATTCCTTTTATCAGGGGAATCTTTTTAAATATAGACAAGGAATACACCGGCTGCTGGAAAAACTGCAGGCACTCCAGAACCTGCCACAGCTGCATTATTACGCACTTTAAGGTCAACCAGGAATTAAACGCGCCTTTAGCAAAATACTGCAAGCTCTGCGCTGTGGAAAACAATCAGGCATTAGGATATCTGCCGGTTGAGTTAGCTGACCGCAGGGAGCGGATGCTTTATAAAATAGGCAATGTCCTGGTGGATGTTGCCAGGCAGAATGAGGAAATCTTAAGACTGCTCAAGATAAAAGGAGGGGTTTAA